The following proteins come from a genomic window of Paenibacillus swuensis:
- a CDS encoding alpha/beta-type small acid-soluble spore protein, whose product MGSGSSRTNDLVVPQANQALEQLKYEIAQELGIQVPADGYYGNMATRDTGAIGGHITRRLVEIAQQQLAGQYK is encoded by the coding sequence ATGGGATCAGGATCATCAAGAACTAACGATTTGGTAGTACCACAAGCGAACCAAGCTCTGGAACAACTGAAATACGAAATCGCTCAAGAATTAGGTATCCAAGTACCAGCAGACGGATACTACGGTAACATGGCAACACGCGATACTGGTGCGATCGGAGGTCACATTACTCGTCGCTTGGTAGAAATCGCACAACAACAATTGGCCGGACAATATAAATAA
- a CDS encoding NAD(P)-dependent alcohol dehydrogenase gives MKAVLCESYGTPDVLRFSEVAQPVPKDHEVLVKIHATTVTSGDCRIRGFQSPLLFWIPMRLVLGIRKPRNPILGVELSGEIVSTGTAVKRFKKGDQVFALTGMRCGGYAEYTCIPENGRIALKPVNASYEEATTIPFGGTTALHFFRKGNIGNGHKVLIYGASGAVGTSAVQLAKYYGAEVTAVCSGANFELVKSLGADSVIDYTKEDFTRNGNLYDIIFDAVGKITKANCKRALSPNGKYLTVDGQGIAKERTEDLIFLKELVEQGKIRAVIDRHYRLEEVPEAHRYVDKGHKKGCVVIQVP, from the coding sequence ATGAAAGCAGTCCTGTGCGAGAGTTACGGAACACCTGATGTACTAAGGTTTAGCGAGGTAGCACAACCGGTTCCTAAGGACCATGAGGTGCTGGTAAAGATTCATGCCACAACGGTAACATCCGGGGACTGCAGAATTCGCGGTTTCCAGAGTCCACTCTTGTTCTGGATCCCGATGCGACTCGTCTTAGGGATCAGAAAACCAAGAAACCCTATACTCGGAGTGGAGTTATCAGGAGAAATAGTCTCGACAGGCACAGCTGTGAAGCGATTTAAGAAGGGGGATCAAGTGTTTGCTCTGACTGGGATGCGGTGCGGGGGTTATGCGGAGTATACTTGTATTCCTGAAAACGGACGTATTGCGCTAAAACCGGTCAATGCATCCTATGAAGAGGCAACAACCATTCCTTTTGGAGGGACTACGGCATTACACTTCTTTAGAAAAGGGAATATCGGGAACGGGCATAAAGTGCTTATCTACGGGGCTTCCGGAGCTGTAGGTACATCCGCGGTTCAACTTGCCAAATATTACGGGGCGGAAGTTACGGCGGTCTGCAGTGGCGCTAATTTCGAATTAGTAAAATCTTTGGGGGCTGATTCCGTTATTGATTACACGAAAGAGGATTTTACTCGAAACGGAAATCTTTACGATATCATCTTTGACGCTGTCGGAAAAATCACGAAAGCGAACTGCAAGAGGGCGTTATCGCCGAACGGCAAATACTTGACTGTAGACGGGCAAGGGATTGCCAAGGAACGAACCGAAGATTTAATATTTCTGAAAGAGCTTGTGGAACAGGGAAAGATTCGAGCGGTCATTGACCGGCACTACCGCCTTGAGGAAGTGCCTGAAGCTCATCGATATGTGGATAAAGGACACAAAAAAGGCTGTGTGGTCATCCAGGTCCCGTGA
- a CDS encoding glycoside hydrolase family 73 protein yields MATKQQAFIAFVGPVAVRLRLEGSPVFPSVRVAQALLETGATIHSWNNLVGFKAGRGKPNAFWDGRTISTKTWEVYNGTRVNNVTANWRVYDTIDDGFRDQDLLFHNSRYYHVRTASTPVEQTQALYRAGYATDPAYPTKLQNLISVYNLYQFDEEVIRVLNELNKKIDELTARVKELEAAPDLEVRVQALEGREDMQEVPSWAKAAVDKALKSKLITTGAGSFSFYRLLAIMDRKGLLDGK; encoded by the coding sequence ATGGCAACAAAGCAACAGGCTTTCATCGCGTTTGTAGGCCCGGTTGCCGTCCGGTTGCGTCTAGAGGGTTCACCCGTATTTCCATCCGTACGTGTAGCTCAAGCGTTACTGGAGACGGGAGCCACCATTCATAGCTGGAATAACCTTGTTGGTTTTAAAGCAGGCAGGGGCAAGCCGAATGCCTTCTGGGACGGTCGAACGATATCGACCAAGACCTGGGAAGTTTATAACGGAACCCGCGTAAATAATGTAACCGCTAATTGGCGTGTTTATGATACGATTGACGACGGATTTCGCGACCAGGATCTGTTGTTTCACAACTCGCGCTATTATCATGTGCGTACAGCCTCAACACCGGTAGAGCAAACGCAGGCATTGTACAGAGCCGGGTACGCCACAGACCCCGCATATCCGACCAAGTTGCAGAACTTGATAAGCGTGTATAATCTGTATCAATTCGATGAGGAGGTCATTCGCGTGCTGAATGAATTGAATAAGAAAATTGACGAGCTGACCGCTCGGGTGAAGGAATTGGAAGCTGCGCCGGATCTTGAGGTGCGTGTACAGGCTTTGGAGGGCAGGGAGGATATGCAGGAGGTGCCTTCTTGGGCTAAAGCCGCGGTGGATAAAGCGCTGAAAAGCAAGCTGATTACAACGGGCGCGGGAAGCTTTAGCTTTTATCGGTTGCTTGCGATTATGGACCGTAAGGGTCTGTTGGACGGGAAATAG
- the mutM gene encoding DNA-formamidopyrimidine glycosylase: protein MPELPEVETVRRTLNQLITGKEIARVTVHLPRILQRPREAELFDAVLTGQTVRTVERRGKFLRILLDQSVLVSHLRMEGRYGLYRADEPIEKHTHVIFHFTDGTELRYKDVRQFGTMHLFDPGEEFTLPPLMKLGLEPLDEAFTFESFEAKLGKRSTKIKPFLLNQEYVVGIGNIYVDEALHMAGIHPEREIQSLKKEEKRRLHEAIVVTLSEAVEAGGSSIKSYVNGQGEMGMFQHQLKVYGRKAEACHRCGHVIEKSVVGGRGTHYCAKCQPLKAKRLHKDT, encoded by the coding sequence ATGCCGGAATTACCGGAAGTAGAAACCGTTCGAAGAACACTGAATCAACTGATTACCGGCAAGGAAATTGCACGGGTAACCGTTCATTTGCCGCGCATCCTGCAGCGACCGCGTGAGGCGGAGCTGTTCGATGCCGTACTGACGGGCCAAACGGTCCGCACGGTCGAACGCAGAGGGAAATTTCTGCGCATTCTGCTGGATCAAAGCGTCTTGGTCTCCCATCTTCGCATGGAAGGCCGCTACGGGCTGTATCGGGCGGACGAGCCGATTGAGAAGCATACACATGTCATATTCCATTTTACCGACGGTACGGAATTGAGATATAAAGATGTCAGACAGTTTGGAACCATGCATTTGTTTGATCCCGGTGAGGAATTCACGCTTCCCCCGCTGATGAAGCTGGGCTTGGAGCCCTTGGATGAAGCGTTTACGTTTGAATCGTTCGAGGCTAAACTAGGAAAGCGTTCGACGAAAATCAAACCTTTCCTGTTAAATCAGGAATACGTTGTAGGCATCGGTAACATTTATGTGGATGAGGCGCTGCACATGGCCGGTATTCACCCGGAACGGGAAATCCAGTCCCTGAAGAAAGAGGAGAAGCGACGGTTACATGAAGCGATTGTCGTAACCTTGAGCGAAGCTGTGGAAGCGGGCGGTTCATCCATTAAATCATATGTGAACGGTCAAGGTGAAATGGGGATGTTCCAGCATCAGTTGAAAGTGTACGGAAGGAAAGCCGAAGCTTGCCACAGATGCGGCCATGTCATCGAGAAAAGTGTAGTCGGAGGCCGCGGAACGCATTATTGCGCGAAATGTCAGCCTTTGAAAGCGAAGCGTTTGCATAAGGACACTTAA
- a CDS encoding recombinase family protein — MEAITPKNELVNKRVACLYRVSTRAQLLGDDMPMQKRACRDFVDKQGWTLVKEYTEKGVSGYRVSVNKRGELQKAKLDAEDGLYDILLVFMFDRLGRRDDEMPIIMNWFNEKGVELWSTQEGQQKFDDYSDKLKNYIRFWQSNGESENTSIRVRENHTQMAEDGLFRGGRAAFGYKLIESGIKNKKGKELMKPVIKPDEAKIIDEIYTYVDEYGFGSNRIAKYMNNERVPFVAAPNGGQWSAGVINFILRNPVYKGYPTYGKRTSDMGVFSMQKPQDWVVSKKQIIELVIIPENKWDRVQQSRSKRSPNKKTQNSNDEPKKITKSPLLFVGMAKCGHCGAPLTTTYNRKTYTLVDGTKKIWTSPKYRCSGKASGKICNGQTIYSPNKIEKIVLEELDIFLDELKQINLKTEIESFNKNNIDGDSQELRRLQNEIEKKYKELFALTSEVPKSIMGQSSFKAELLNTLIDQKNNEITEESSKLSNLQIKVKEMKVEVDEMEMLRKHIPVWKEVYKNSPLEKQKMMLGVLINNIVVTRDRVEVNVKLHIQEIIGNEQANPLTS; from the coding sequence ATGGAAGCGATAACACCCAAGAATGAATTAGTAAATAAGAGGGTTGCTTGTTTGTATAGAGTTTCTACAAGAGCACAACTTCTTGGTGATGATATGCCTATGCAAAAAAGGGCATGTAGAGATTTTGTTGATAAGCAAGGCTGGACTCTTGTTAAGGAATATACAGAAAAAGGAGTATCTGGATATAGAGTTTCAGTTAATAAAAGAGGAGAGCTTCAAAAAGCTAAATTAGATGCAGAGGACGGTCTATACGATATACTACTAGTATTTATGTTTGACAGGTTAGGACGAAGGGATGACGAAATGCCTATAATAATGAACTGGTTTAATGAAAAAGGTGTTGAACTTTGGTCAACTCAAGAAGGACAACAAAAATTTGATGATTACTCTGATAAGTTAAAGAACTATATACGGTTTTGGCAATCAAATGGTGAGAGTGAAAATACGTCTATTAGGGTAAGGGAGAATCACACCCAGATGGCTGAGGATGGATTGTTTAGAGGTGGCAGAGCAGCTTTCGGTTATAAACTAATTGAATCTGGTATCAAGAATAAAAAAGGTAAAGAATTAATGAAGCCCGTGATCAAACCTGATGAAGCTAAGATTATTGATGAAATATATACTTACGTTGATGAATATGGATTTGGCAGTAATAGAATAGCAAAATACATGAATAACGAAAGAGTGCCTTTTGTTGCAGCTCCTAATGGCGGACAATGGTCAGCTGGAGTGATTAATTTTATTCTTAGAAATCCTGTTTATAAAGGATATCCTACATATGGGAAACGAACCAGTGACATGGGTGTATTCAGTATGCAAAAACCGCAAGATTGGGTTGTGTCAAAAAAACAAATTATTGAATTAGTAATTATTCCTGAGAATAAATGGGATAGGGTTCAGCAGTCTAGAAGCAAAAGATCCCCAAATAAAAAAACTCAGAATAGTAATGATGAACCAAAGAAAATAACAAAGAGCCCTTTACTTTTTGTAGGTATGGCAAAGTGTGGTCATTGTGGTGCTCCATTAACAACAACATATAATCGTAAAACATACACATTGGTCGATGGGACAAAGAAAATATGGACATCTCCAAAATATAGGTGCAGCGGAAAAGCTAGTGGTAAAATATGCAATGGGCAAACCATATACTCACCTAACAAAATTGAAAAAATTGTCCTGGAAGAGCTTGATATTTTTTTAGATGAATTGAAACAAATTAACTTAAAAACAGAAATTGAATCATTCAACAAGAATAACATAGATGGTGATTCTCAAGAGTTAAGAAGGTTACAAAATGAAATTGAAAAGAAATACAAGGAATTATTCGCTCTCACATCCGAAGTGCCAAAATCAATTATGGGACAAAGTTCATTTAAAGCCGAACTACTAAATACCCTTATTGATCAAAAAAATAATGAAATAACAGAAGAAAGCAGTAAGCTATCAAATCTTCAAATAAAAGTAAAGGAAATGAAAGTAGAAGTTGATGAGATGGAGATGTTAAGAAAACATATCCCTGTCTGGAAAGAAGTCTATAAAAACTCTCCACTCGAAAAACAAAAGATGATGTTAGGGGTATTGATCAATAATATAGTCGTAACAAGGGATAGGGTTGAAGTAAATGTGAAATTGCATATTCAAGAAATCATAGGAAATGAGCAGGCTAATCCACTCACCAGTTAA
- a CDS encoding TetR/AcrR family transcriptional regulator: protein MARYKKEQTEQIREERKDQILRAALQVFAEYGIEGTKMSMIAKAAGLSHGLIYHYFESKEEVLTECFLWATDGAEQMIEEIHSSSAAPLEKITHFTRSALTAGSHEVFRLIQSCLTYPNLDQESQKLIQRTAEKYVQLLVPIFAEGQRRGEIVEEDPDKLVNLYLTVLSGLIAENAAGLNQHLDWTIRMLLRIIKE, encoded by the coding sequence ATGGCTCGATACAAAAAAGAACAAACCGAACAAATTCGCGAAGAAAGAAAAGATCAAATCTTAAGGGCAGCCTTACAAGTCTTCGCTGAATACGGCATTGAGGGCACCAAAATGAGTATGATCGCTAAGGCTGCCGGACTCAGCCATGGACTTATATATCATTATTTCGAATCAAAGGAGGAAGTACTAACCGAATGTTTTCTGTGGGCAACGGATGGTGCTGAGCAAATGATTGAAGAAATTCACTCCTCGTCCGCAGCTCCCTTAGAAAAAATAACTCATTTCACCCGATCTGCTCTTACTGCGGGAAGTCATGAGGTGTTTCGGCTCATTCAAAGTTGCTTAACCTATCCGAACTTAGATCAAGAGTCACAAAAGTTGATTCAGCGTACTGCCGAAAAGTATGTCCAGCTGTTAGTGCCCATATTTGCGGAAGGACAACGCCGGGGTGAAATCGTTGAAGAGGATCCTGACAAGCTGGTTAACTTGTATTTAACGGTTTTATCCGGTCTGATTGCAGAAAATGCTGCCGGGCTGAATCAACATCTAGATTGGACTATTCGCATGCTCCTAAGGATCATTAAAGAATAA
- a CDS encoding helix-turn-helix transcriptional regulator, with amino-acid sequence MISNNIRRLRFDHNEMTQQQLADHVGVTRQTIVAIEKRKYSPSLELAFRISLAFNLSITEVFFIEPQ; translated from the coding sequence ATGATCAGCAATAACATACGCAGATTACGTTTTGACCATAATGAAATGACCCAACAGCAGCTGGCTGATCATGTGGGCGTAACACGACAAACGATAGTAGCTATTGAAAAAAGAAAGTATTCACCTTCCCTCGAGTTGGCATTCCGTATTTCCTTGGCCTTCAATTTATCGATTACCGAGGTTTTCTTTATAGAACCCCAATAA
- the ytaF gene encoding sporulation membrane protein YtaF encodes MLFPILSLALLALAVSMDGFGVGVMYGLRKIRIPLLSIIIISVCSGLIIFISMQVGVLVLQWITPMTAEVVGASILLGLGVWSLIQMSMQKTDDIQPAAGPPTPAGDVDAEKQTVLHVELKRLGIIIQILRKPSVADIDRSGNISASEATLLGIALSLDALGAGIGAALVGFHPIITSGLIALASGTFIYCGLRVGFIFSDAAWIRRISFIPGCILILMGLLKLM; translated from the coding sequence ATGCTGTTCCCTATTCTATCGCTAGCTTTGCTTGCGCTTGCCGTCAGTATGGACGGATTCGGCGTGGGTGTCATGTACGGATTGCGGAAAATCCGTATCCCGTTATTGTCCATCATTATTATTTCCGTTTGCTCAGGACTTATTATTTTCATTTCCATGCAGGTCGGCGTGCTGGTTCTGCAGTGGATTACTCCCATGACCGCGGAAGTGGTCGGGGCTTCCATTTTATTGGGTTTAGGCGTCTGGTCTTTGATCCAAATGTCGATGCAAAAAACAGACGACATTCAGCCTGCCGCCGGTCCTCCCACACCCGCTGGTGATGTGGATGCTGAGAAGCAAACCGTCTTGCATGTGGAGCTCAAGAGACTTGGCATCATTATTCAGATTTTGCGGAAGCCCTCGGTAGCAGACATAGACCGATCCGGTAACATATCCGCTTCCGAAGCCACCTTACTTGGAATTGCCTTGTCGCTAGACGCCTTGGGAGCGGGAATTGGTGCTGCCTTGGTCGGCTTTCACCCTATAATTACTTCAGGGTTGATCGCACTGGCCAGCGGGACTTTCATTTACTGCGGATTGCGTGTGGGATTTATTTTCTCCGATGCCGCTTGGATTCGAAGAATTTCTTTCATCCCTGGATGCATATTAATACTCATGGGATTACTTAAATTGATGTGA
- a CDS encoding FAD-binding oxidoreductase — protein sequence MKLSTKLTGRVIFKGDPGYEAARKNWDPHTDRFPKVFVFAQKTIDVANAIKWARKNNVPIRPRSGRHALETNLSQVNGGLVIDVSDLKKIKLNKKCRTVVVGTGNRVGRVVDKLARQGFIAPFGDSPTVGIGGITPGGGIGPLQRTTGLISDNLIGLEMVDAKGRVIRASKKRNSDLLWATRGGGGGNFGVYTKYKFKVLRAPNKATVFSITWPWEQFEKVVKKWQVWAPNASTKLGSELSVGPKKGGNVSMLGLYLGSKTEALRQLEPILSVGTPTKKTILYLPYIKATKFLLAPDPILPQKFSNQFSSGFGMRPFPDQAYKAMREFLEKAEGGTPAGFFFLNWGGAIKRIAPKATAFFWRNPKFYVEWNSSWVKPSHAARNIALTRNTRKKLQSYIVGSYINVPDQGIKNSGPVYYGSNYARLRKIKAKYDPQNVFNNPQSIPPARGKK from the coding sequence TTGAAATTATCAACGAAGCTTACCGGGCGAGTCATCTTTAAAGGAGATCCTGGTTATGAAGCAGCTCGTAAGAATTGGGATCCGCATACCGACAGATTTCCTAAAGTATTTGTTTTTGCTCAAAAAACGATCGATGTAGCGAATGCTATTAAATGGGCGCGCAAAAATAACGTACCCATCCGGCCACGAAGCGGAAGACATGCTCTGGAAACCAACCTTTCGCAAGTTAACGGAGGCCTGGTTATTGACGTTAGTGATCTGAAGAAAATTAAGTTAAATAAAAAATGCAGAACTGTTGTGGTGGGGACGGGAAATCGGGTAGGAAGAGTCGTAGATAAGTTGGCGCGCCAAGGCTTTATCGCTCCGTTTGGCGACAGTCCAACGGTTGGGATCGGCGGAATTACACCTGGCGGAGGGATCGGTCCGCTCCAAAGAACGACCGGGCTTATCAGCGACAACCTGATCGGTCTGGAGATGGTTGATGCTAAGGGAAGGGTCATCCGTGCCAGCAAAAAACGCAACTCCGATCTGTTGTGGGCCACCCGAGGCGGAGGCGGAGGCAATTTTGGGGTTTACACCAAATATAAATTCAAAGTGCTGCGGGCTCCAAACAAAGCTACCGTATTCAGCATTACCTGGCCATGGGAGCAATTCGAGAAAGTGGTGAAGAAATGGCAAGTATGGGCGCCTAACGCCAGTACGAAATTGGGCAGCGAGTTAAGTGTCGGTCCCAAAAAAGGCGGAAACGTCAGCATGCTGGGGCTGTATCTCGGATCGAAAACAGAAGCACTGCGCCAATTAGAACCTATTCTAAGCGTCGGGACGCCTACTAAAAAAACGATCCTGTATCTGCCATACATTAAAGCTACGAAGTTTCTGTTAGCCCCCGATCCCATTTTACCCCAAAAGTTCAGCAACCAGTTCTCCAGCGGATTTGGCATGCGTCCATTCCCGGATCAAGCTTATAAAGCGATGCGCGAGTTTCTGGAAAAAGCGGAGGGAGGAACGCCGGCAGGCTTCTTCTTCCTGAACTGGGGTGGTGCCATTAAACGGATCGCACCTAAAGCGACTGCTTTCTTCTGGCGTAACCCGAAATTCTATGTAGAATGGAACTCATCATGGGTTAAGCCGTCTCATGCAGCGAGAAATATTGCCTTAACCCGGAACACAAGGAAGAAGCTGCAATCTTATATCGTAGGTTCCTATATCAACGTTCCAGACCAAGGCATTAAAAACTCCGGACCTGTCTATTACGGATCAAACTACGCAAGATTACGGAAAATTAAAGCTAAGTATGATCCGCAGAATGTGTTTAACAATCCTCAAAGTATTCCCCCGGCTCGCGGCAAAAAATAA
- a CDS encoding lytic transglycosylase domain-containing protein, whose product MNTGSVVWKAGIGAALIIAVCVMWILFAGTSWLDRWVYPIHYREDIIVSSQNYKVDPYLIAAIIRVESNYKTDTKSSKGAVGIMQIMPDTANWIIQKADYSKYTIHELDNRADVNIEVGAWYIRSLYDQFDYNKIAVIAAYNAGPGNVKKWLKSGNWDGSLEQLDAVPFGETRHYVQRVVYYYNKYKKIYSEQEAEGL is encoded by the coding sequence ATGAATACAGGCTCTGTCGTATGGAAAGCAGGTATTGGTGCGGCCTTGATTATTGCGGTTTGTGTGATGTGGATTCTTTTTGCAGGGACAAGCTGGCTGGATCGTTGGGTGTATCCCATTCATTATCGCGAAGATATCATAGTAAGCTCACAGAATTACAAGGTTGATCCTTACTTGATTGCCGCCATTATACGGGTGGAGAGTAATTACAAGACGGACACGAAGTCCTCCAAGGGCGCTGTGGGCATTATGCAGATTATGCCGGATACCGCCAATTGGATTATCCAGAAAGCGGATTACTCCAAGTATACGATTCACGAGTTGGACAACAGGGCCGATGTGAATATAGAGGTGGGGGCGTGGTATATCCGTTCGCTCTACGACCAGTTTGATTATAACAAAATAGCTGTCATCGCAGCTTATAATGCCGGACCCGGCAATGTTAAGAAATGGCTCAAGAGCGGCAACTGGGACGGCAGCCTGGAGCAGTTGGACGCGGTCCCTTTCGGTGAGACAAGGCACTATGTACAACGTGTCGTTTATTATTATAATAAATATAAGAAAATTTATTCGGAGCAGGAAGCCGAAGGCTTATAA
- the nrdR gene encoding transcriptional regulator NrdR, with protein sequence MKCPHCDNAGTKVLDSRPANDNKSIRRRRECEKCQRRFTTFETVEETPLIVIKKDGSREEFSRDKMLRGLIRACEKRPVSVERLEVIVSEVEKDLRNTAHAEIESRSIGELVMAQLYPVDEVAYVRFASVYRQFKDIDMFMKELTSLLGKNPMDSM encoded by the coding sequence ATGAAATGTCCTCATTGTGACAATGCAGGCACGAAAGTGCTGGATTCCCGTCCGGCGAACGATAACAAGTCCATTCGGCGCCGCAGGGAATGCGAGAAATGTCAGCGCCGCTTCACCACGTTCGAGACCGTTGAGGAAACGCCGCTTATTGTGATTAAGAAAGACGGAAGCCGTGAGGAATTTTCTCGGGACAAAATGCTGCGCGGATTAATCCGGGCCTGCGAAAAGCGTCCGGTTTCTGTCGAGAGACTGGAAGTCATCGTCTCGGAAGTCGAGAAGGATTTGCGTAACACGGCGCATGCCGAGATTGAAAGCAGAAGCATCGGGGAGCTGGTGATGGCTCAATTGTACCCGGTGGATGAAGTGGCTTATGTGCGCTTCGCTTCCGTATACAGACAGTTCAAGGATATCGATATGTTTATGAAGGAATTAACGAGTCTGCTTGGCAAAAATCCGATGGATTCGATGTAG
- the coaE gene encoding dephospho-CoA kinase (Dephospho-CoA kinase (CoaE) performs the final step in coenzyme A biosynthesis.), producing MNIGLTGGISTGKSTVAALLAARGAHIIDADLIAREVVLPGSPVLREVAERFGNEILLPDGNLDRKKLGGIIFADALARKDLDGLLHPPIRALMRTRMAEQEAAEPTRLVVVDVPLLYESGLEYMFNEVMVVYVPEEIQLERLILRDKLSREQAGQRIASQMPIEDKKAKADIVIDNSESLQETEKQLEAFWQRKGLTL from the coding sequence ATGAATATCGGTTTAACGGGCGGGATTTCAACGGGCAAAAGCACCGTCGCCGCCCTTCTGGCAGCTAGGGGCGCGCATATTATTGACGCGGACTTGATCGCCAGGGAAGTGGTTCTTCCCGGGAGTCCTGTGCTCCGTGAAGTCGCTGAACGCTTTGGTAACGAAATCTTGCTGCCTGACGGCAATTTGGACCGCAAGAAGCTTGGCGGGATTATCTTTGCTGATGCATTGGCAAGAAAGGATCTGGACGGGTTGTTGCATCCGCCGATTCGAGCACTGATGCGAACGAGGATGGCCGAGCAGGAGGCCGCCGAGCCGACACGATTGGTTGTGGTGGATGTTCCTTTGTTGTACGAATCCGGATTGGAATACATGTTCAATGAAGTTATGGTGGTCTATGTGCCGGAAGAAATTCAATTAGAGCGTCTCATACTTCGGGACAAGCTATCAAGGGAGCAGGCCGGGCAGAGAATAGCCTCGCAAATGCCGATTGAAGATAAGAAAGCGAAAGCGGACATTGTCATCGATAACAGCGAAAGCCTGCAAGAAACGGAGAAACAGCTAGAAGCGTTCTGGCAACGAAAGGGACTGACTTTATGA
- a CDS encoding DUF418 domain-containing protein, whose amino-acid sequence MRSNYEKSNPSTKPSRLSVVERSLAPDLGRGFMLMLIIIAHAPVYLFSSEHFMLTRPLGENALDNIVNLIGLLFVDNRAYPMFAVLFGYGLATMVAKQMDRGMSEKQVKRLLQRRSLLLIAFGFLHLIIIGGADILATYGVAGLLFGWLVFKDGRTQLRIILVLGLLYLILIPTVWMQLFPLMTGEELDLGLTASHTYLQLAEEHALAFPIFILFNLLLYPMVLIIVVGIWSSRKRWLDNPRQYHVQLRRMAAGGIGISVIGGLPYALVGANVWSPPSGWVSCFFILHIITGAAGGLGYTSLIALISDAVRHTVPKMTGWLASVGKRSLTFYIYQETMLVLLLSPVALGLGGTIGSAGAFVLAVIIWLSGVGIAVWLEERGWNGPADALLRRLVYRQER is encoded by the coding sequence GTGAGGAGCAACTACGAGAAATCGAATCCGTCGACGAAACCGAGCCGGCTTTCCGTTGTAGAAAGATCGCTTGCCCCAGACTTAGGGCGAGGATTCATGCTGATGCTGATCATCATTGCACACGCGCCGGTATACTTGTTTTCGTCTGAGCACTTTATGTTGACTCGACCGCTTGGGGAGAATGCGCTGGACAATATCGTTAATTTGATCGGTCTGCTGTTCGTGGACAATCGTGCTTATCCCATGTTTGCCGTATTATTTGGTTACGGTCTTGCAACTATGGTAGCTAAACAGATGGATCGGGGCATGTCGGAAAAGCAAGTGAAGCGTTTGCTTCAACGTCGTTCGTTGTTATTAATCGCATTTGGATTCTTACACCTCATTATCATCGGGGGAGCGGACATTTTAGCTACATATGGCGTGGCCGGACTCCTCTTCGGATGGCTGGTCTTTAAAGATGGCCGTACGCAGTTACGCATCATCCTTGTGCTCGGACTCTTGTATTTGATTCTGATCCCGACCGTTTGGATGCAGCTCTTCCCACTAATGACAGGAGAGGAGCTTGACTTGGGTCTGACAGCTTCCCACACGTACCTTCAGCTCGCCGAAGAACACGCTTTGGCGTTTCCGATATTTATTCTGTTCAATTTACTTCTCTATCCCATGGTGCTGATTATCGTTGTCGGGATCTGGTCCTCTCGAAAACGTTGGCTCGATAACCCGCGACAATACCATGTACAGCTTAGGCGTATGGCTGCCGGTGGAATCGGTATTTCTGTAATTGGAGGCTTACCCTATGCACTAGTCGGTGCGAACGTCTGGAGTCCGCCCTCCGGATGGGTTAGTTGCTTCTTTATCCTTCATATCATTACCGGCGCAGCCGGAGGTTTGGGATATACTTCGCTGATTGCTCTCATTAGCGATGCGGTGAGACACACCGTGCCAAAGATGACCGGGTGGCTGGCGTCTGTCGGGAAGCGATCATTGACGTTTTACATTTACCAGGAAACGATGCTCGTCCTCCTGCTATCCCCTGTTGCCCTTGGGCTCGGAGGAACGATAGGCAGCGCAGGCGCATTTGTCCTTGCGGTGATCATCTGGTTGTCCGGAGTTGGCATTGCGGTTTGGTTGGAAGAACGTGGATGGAATGGCCCCGCAGACGCTTTATTGAGAAGGCTCGTCTACAGACAAGAACGGTGA